The DNA segment ggaaaatgcagctttggaCCTTAAATTGATCTTTTAAGCCCTAGAAATGTGGGTTTGGGGGCCAAAAATAAGGTTTTGAACattaaaaattcaggttttaccttaaaaaattgggaatttgagcaaaaaaattgatgtttcaaatgcaaaaatgaaaCTTGGACTTTTAAAGATGTTTTGGATGCAGGAATTGGGGATTTATGTCTAAAATGAGgctttaactttttaaaatcaattttctgtaataaaatgaGGGATTAGACCCTAAAAATGAAGGTTTAGGTCGTTAAAAGAGAGGTTTTTGATGCTAAAAATGATCCTTTTGCAGTAAAAAAAGGATTTAGGACCCTAAAAATGAGGGTTTGGGTTGAAGACGGGGGTTAGACAAAAATtagccattttttccccaaaaatgaGAGATTTGGCCCCAAAACCACGTGGCtggaaaggggaaatttgggggtttagggggaaaaaatgaagatttggGGCCTCaagtgacacaggtgacactggccAGGTGGGACACGCCCACCCCTCAGGTGACCCCGCCCCCTTCCAGTCCCACCCTCACTGCCAGGGGACGCCAAAACCTCCCCAAGCCCCGCCCACCCATTAGATTGACAGGAAAGGGGCGGAGCCAATTGCACAAAACTGTGTAATCAGCAGTGGGCACACGGTCAGGCCACGCCCCCGTGTGTGATGTCACACAGGAAGCACCACCTCTCCTTTGCAGTGACGTCACTTCCGGATCATCCACTTGGTTGCTGGAATGGGAAAGCCCCGCCCCTTTTCGCCACGGAGGTGTGGCCTAAGAGATCCCACCCCTTTTTGTGGGCGGGGCTTTATCGTGGCCAATGGGAGGGTGGCATAATcaagccccgcccctttcccGGGGGTGACGCCTCAAAGCCGCTCAAGCTCCGCCTCCCCAGGTGAAACCACGCCCATATTTGGATAGCCACGCCCTCAGGCGGCACAGTGTACTGGTCAAGCCACGCCCCTTTGGTGACCACGCCCGATTCAGGCCACGCCTCCCGGTTAAGCCCCACCCCTCACCCCTGGGGGTtcattttggggcaaattcttccctttttagGTCCTTCATTCCTCGTTTCCCCAAGGGGACGGAGCTTCAGGGTGGGGCGTGTCCTTCCATGTTTGGGGGCGGGGCCACCCCAGTTTTTGGCTCCCgccctcccccacccctcacACCTTGTAATaggcggggggcggggcggcgggggggaggggcagctcTCGCATGGGGTGGGCGGGGCCTGGCCcgagggggcgtggcctggctggccccgcccccgcccccgcccgcggGGTTTTCGGGGCTCTCCGGGGGCGGCGCCGCCACCAGAGcgccccccccggcccccccagcACCGCCAGCagcgccgccccgccccccgccgcccccagcACCGCCCCCTCACGCGCggggggcgggcccggcccgggcgggCTTGTCTGATTGGCTGAACCTGGGGGAGAAAGGGGAGGAGTCAGGGGCGGGGCTTCAGGTGAGCAAAgcccctccccctgccccccccccatccccccgcACCTTTACCTGTCCCGGCCGGGTCCGGTGGCGGCTCCGCCCCGGGGCctgtgggggaggggagggagggtgagaggggggaggggcgggtTGGGGAGGGGCGAGGCGGGGCGGGGCCACTCACGCTGTCCCACGCGCAGGGTGACGCGCATGGCCCGCGTCAGGCAGGCCCCGCCCTGGCGGTTCTCCAGCCCCTCGGGGGTCCCGTCTGACGTGGCTGCAAAGGAGGAGGGGCACGGTGACGTCATCGGTGATGTCATTGTATGTGTCACAACCCTCCCATGATGTCACAGCCTTGTCACACCCCCCCCACTCCCCCCTTGATGTCATTGCCTGTTCTGCTGGTGTCACATCCTGTGATGTCATCACCCACCCAGTGACATCATAGCATCACACATGAATGACATCACAGTGTCGATGATGATGTCATAATGACATCACTCCTGCCCTACCACCGTCACCTCTCCCATGGCACCACACCATTCATGCCCCTTCCCTGTGATGACATCAACGAGTCCCCTGATGACATCACACCCCGATGACATAACACCCGGATGACATCACCGGGACCTCCCAATGGCAAAAGAGCCCCAAGAccctccccaaagcccccctacagctgccccctcccctccaccccctccCGGATGACATCACCACCCCTCGCTACGACACCAACCCCCCTCCCTGATGACATCTCCACCTTGCTGTCGCCACCCGAGCCCCATTGATGACAAAAGaacccctccaaaaaaaccctgcccTATGCTCCACCCCCTCTCCATGCTCCACCCCTTCCCCGGTGACATCACCCCCCCCGACTGCTGACACCACCCCCAGTGATGACGTCACGGCTCACTGATGATGTAATAGTCGTGCTGGCGGCGGAACTCGTGTCCCCAGAGGTTGGGGCTGAACTCCTGGAATTTGATGGTGAAGCGCACGTCGCGCTGGGGGCGGTCGCAGGTGAGCAGCAGCgtgggggcggggccggggggcgccTGCACCTGGCAGCGCCGCGCCTGCGCCCCCCCCACCAGGTACAGCTTGTAGTACTCGTAGCCCGCCCCCCCCGGGCACACCAGGTCCAGGCGGTCGCCGATCTGGGGGTACAGGACGTAACCGCCATCGTCCTGGAacctgcggggacagggggacactgtgtgacactgtgtgtgacaatgtctgtgtgtgtgacactgcgCGTACAGGACGTAACCGCCGTCGTCCTGGAACCTATGGGGACATGAGGACagtgtgacactgtgtgtgtgtgtgtgacactgtctgtgtgacactgtgtgtgacagtgtgacatTCCGTGTGTAcgacactgtgtgtgtgtgacaccatCATGGTCAGGGTGACACAGCAGAGGTGACACTAGGTGACACACTGTATGTGTGACACAGTGACAGGTGTGACGCTGCCACCACGACAGTGACACCGTCAGGGTGACATCGTGCGACACCACAGGAGGGTGACACACCGGGCgtggggacacagtgacacaccGGGCATGAGGACACGGTGACACCCCCATCAGGCGCCCCCGCAGCGCTGGGGGGGGTTGGGCAGCCATTGTTGTCACCATGGCAACGGCGccgctgcccctcccccacccgcTCCgtggggggcctgggggggggaggggacacagcagggggGGACCCGGGGACGGGGGCACCCgaggggggacagagggggggATGGGGCTGTCACCGTGTGGCTGTCACCGTGTCACACACACGGAGTGGCACCCGGTGTCACCCCCCTGTGCCGGTGTCACCACCTGCCCGTGACTGGGTCACCTCCTTGTGCTGGTGTCACCCATGCTGGTGTCACCCCCCCTGTGACTGTGTCACCTCCCCGTGATGGTGTCACCTTCCTGTGACAGTGTCACCTCTCTGTCACAGCGTCACACCTGCTCAGTGTGACAGGTGTGGCGACACCTGCGCTGGCACACATTGTCCTTGTCACGCTCTGTCACACACGTCATGGTGACAGCCACGGTGTCACACACACCGTGACAGTATCGCTCACATTGTCACACTCAGGGTGTCACActcagtgtcacacacaggtATAGCACCAGGTGTCACTCACGGTGTCACACACACCGTGACAGTGTCACTCACATTGTCACACTctgggtgtcacacacagctaCAGCACCAGGTGTCACACACATGATGTCACCCACAGCCTGTTGTGTCCCCCCTGGTGTCACCCACACAGTGTCACCCCCCATGTCCCCGTCCCCATCTCTTGGGGTCACCTGGAGGAAGTGACAAGatccccaaagcccccccagctcctcccagtccctccagACCCCCCCAAATGTTCCCaccacccccagacccccgggaccccctctcttccctcccGACTTTTTCAGGCCCCCAAGACCCCTCAAGACCCCCACAAATCCTCTCAAGctcccccccaatcccccctcaccaccccaaacccccccgacCCCCCAGtccccctcccagtgcccccaaacccctcaatgTCCCCGGACCCCCCAACCCCTCAATTGCCCCGACCCCCCAATCCCCCTCCCGGTGCCCCCAACCCCCTCagctccccccaccccctcaATCCCCCCGCCGCGGCGCCCCCACTCTCACCGCCGGTTCCCGGTGTGCCAGACCACcggctccaggctcagccccgCGGCCCCCGCGCCCAGCACGGCCACGagcagcgccgccgcccgccccgccatcgccccccgcccccgcggGTCGCCgaccccggcccggccccgcgacccccgccgggacccccccggtgccgcccccggcccggcccggacTCGAACCCGGGaccccgcggggccgccccggctGCGACCGCGCCGGAGGAGGGGCGGGGCTTTGGGAGGGGCGTGGCCTCCAATGGGCGTGGTTTGGGAGTGAAAGGCGTGGtttggagcaggggagggggctcGTGGATTGGCGTGGCTGCGTAGTAAAGGGGTGTGGATGGGTGGGGTTGATAAAGGGGCGTGGTCACGGATGGGTGTGGTCGTTGTTTGGGAGACCTGGGGGTGGGGCCTGAAAATGGGCGTGGTTTGAATATGTAAAAGACATTGCTTTGGGGATAGGGTGTGGATTTGGGGGCGTGGCTTAGTGCAATTAGCATGAATGGCCACATAAAATGGGGCGTGGTCTTTTGGAAGGGGCATGACCAAAAAATTAATGTGGCCACACCCACAGAGCTGACTATGGAGTGGGTGTGGCCACAGGGAGGGCGTGGACTCAGGGTGGGGGCGTGGCCAGCAGCGCCTCACAGATTTCCATGGCGACATCACAACCGCACCGTTGCCATGGTGACTGTGAAGCTGCTTAGGAACAGGCCCCACCCCTTTGTTTGTGGAGGGGCTCTTAAAGGGGCAATGCTGGAATTGGAAGGTGGGGACCACCATGGGGGTGGGAAGATTttggggcacctgggggggtttggggtgtgggggcGGGGCAGGTCTGGCCACACCCCCACCCGTGACAGCCCACAGGGGTGACAGGGGGTGACAGTCACAATGCCTTTAGTACAACCGAGGCCTgggggggacatttggggtccccaggggggCTGTGACCCTCCACGGGTCCccagggtgacactgggtgacatTTGGGGTCCCCAGTGTGACATTTGGGGTCTTCAGGGGGGCTGTGACCCTCCAGGGGTCCCCAAGGGTGACAGTTGTGGTCCCCAAAGGTGACAGTCACTGTCCTTGGGGTCGGTGACAATCAGCGTCCCCAGAGGTGGGGTGGCCCCCAGTGTCTCTGAGAGTGTCACAGCTGTTGTCCCCAAGGGAGTGACAATTGGTGTCCCCGGGGAGGTGACAATTTCCAGTCCCGCTGTTCCCAGGGAGATGACAGTCAATGgtcacagtgtccccagggaggtgacaatggCTGGTCCAGGCGTCCTCAGAGAGGTGACAATCTCCAGTCCCAGTGTCCTGGAGAGGTGACACTCAGTGTCCCCTGGGGAGGTGACAATCTCCAGTCCTAATGTCCCCAGGGAGGCGACAatcagtgtccccagggatgtgacAATCGCCAGTCCCAACGACCCCAGGGAGGTGCCAGTCATCAgtcctgatgtccccagggaggtgacagtcagtgtccccagggaggtgacaaTCAGTGTCTCCGTGGAGGTGACAATCTCCGatcccgctgtccccagggatgtgacACTCAGTGTCCCCGCTGAGGTGACAATCTCCGATCCCGCTgtccccgggggtgtccccgggggtgtccctgggggtgtcctCGTGTCCCCACCACCAGAGCTGCAGCCGGATGTCCCCTCCCGGCGCCGGcccctcctgtgtcccctcgCTGTCACTGTCGCTGTCCCACGGCGCCGGGAACAGGCGCTGGCCCGAGGCCGTGGCCAGGAGCGGCAGCGCGGGGTGCAGGCTGGGGAACGGGAAATTCGGGGAATTTGGGTGGAAAttcgggggatttggggtggaaattggggggaatttggggggtttggggtgaaaattcaGAGGAGTTAGGGTGGAAAtgtggggacatttggggtgggaattttggggaaaatttgggggaatttcggtgaaatttgggggtttggggtggaaatttaggaaatttaggtgaaaatttgggggatttggggtgaaaattgggggacTTGGGGTGGAAGTTTGGGGTAGGAAGTGGAGGAGTTTGAGGAGGAAATTGGGAgagtttggggtggaaattgggggggtttgaggtgaaattttgggggatttggggtgcaaatTGGGGGTATTTCGGGTAGAaattggggatatttggggtggaaatttgggggtttgggaggtgATCCaaggtatttttggggggaaccCCAATGTCTTTTGGGTAGGATCCCCAATGTTTTTGGTGGAGGGTCCcaatgtttttttttggggaaatccCCAATGTTTTTTTGGAGGAATCCCCAATATTTTTTTGTGGGGgatcccaattttttgggggggatccCCAATTATTTTGATGGGAttccaaggtttttttttggagagatcctaattttttttcaggggatTCCCGGTTTTCTTAGGGGAGAATGCCCTAAGAAATTGGGGGGGGTGGGAATCCCGAATTTTTTGcagagggaccccaaatttttttGGGTGAGtccccaattttttgggggcGGTCCCCaatattttttggggtgggttccCAatgtttttggggggggaaaccccaattttttttttggaggggatccccaaatttttggggttacCTGGTGCCGTTGACGCAGTCGCGGAGGGCGCGGAAGCGGAACAGGGGGGGCAGCTCGGGGGGGTTCCCCTGGCCGGGGGGGGCCAGTGTGTCCCAGACGGTGACAAAGCCGTCGGTGTCACCGCTGACCAGGAACCGCCCCGACCTGGGGGGGGAAACGGGGAATGAGAGACCCCGACCCTTAAAAACCCCCAGGAAATGTGGGGGGCCAAAAATCCCCCTCGGACCCCCACCCAAAATCTGATCCAGGGGTTCTgcaccccccaaaatctgatCCAGAGGGTCTGAACCCCCTAAAATGTCACCCAGGTGTCCAGGACCcaccaaaatcctcccaaaatctgATCCAGGTGTCCAGGACTCCCCAAAATCTCCGCTAAATGTGACACAGTGGTCCaacagaccccaaaaatccccccaaaaggTCACTCAGGAGttcaggacccccccaaaaggtgccccaggtgtccccaaaggtGTCCCATTTTTCGGGGGGGGGGGTGTCACTCACGGGTCGAGGTCAAAGGTCACGCGCTGGTTGGTGGCCACGCGCCGTGGCAGCGCCAGGAGGGGACGCTCGGGGACACGAaggtcccagcacaggatgtGGCGGTcctgggggcggggccaggccGGGACACGCCCATCAGGCCCGGAGCCACGCCCCCTTAATGAGCAAAACACCTCTCAGCCCATAAACCCCGCCCACAAAGCTCCACCCACCGCAATGGGAGATGTCAATCAGACCATAAACCACACCCCTAAAGCCACACCCAGAGGTCACACCCCCAACAATAAGGCCCCACCCACCACAAGGCCACCCCTTCATAATAACCCACAGGCCCCGCCCACCCTATGCCCCACCCCAATTCCAGACCCACTATTGGCCATGCCCACCTTCCTCCCGCCGGCGTACAGGTGAGTCCCGCAGGGGCTGAAGCGCAGGTGAGTGGGCGCGGCCGGGAGGCGGGGCCAGAGTGCCACAGCTCCACCCCCTTCCAGCGGGTACAGCCCCAGGCTCCGCCCATAGGAGCCGCAGGCAAACAGCGATTGGCTGGGGCTGAAGGCCAGGCAGCCAATCAGTCCTCGCTGGCCATGGCTGCCCTCTGAGGGGTGGAGACAAAGGTTAGGCCACGCCCCTTCAGTGAGGCCACGCCTCattggactctgcccatccaaGCCCTGTTTTCATTGGACCATGCCCATCAAAGCCACACCTGCTTATGCTCCACCCATTTACATTCTGCCTGCCACTCCCCTTTAAGCCCCACCCCCTTACACACTTTAGGCCCTGCCCCCAGGGCCACACCCACTCCCAGATCCCACCCACTTAGGCCATGCCCCTTATGTTAATCCATGCCCCTTTCCTTTAGTCCATGCCCCTTTTTGCCCCACCCTTTGACCCCAACCCCTTTAGGCCACACCCTTTTCCCTTAGTCCACGCCCCTTTTGACCACACCCCACCCTTTTAACCCCCAACTTTCCTCCCCAAACCTGATTTTAACCCCAAATACAGGGCGGGAactgcccctgcccctccccagcccctcccacaGACCCCACCCCATTAGGCCACGCCCCTTACCTTTAGGTTACGCCCATTTTAACCCCTGACTTTCCCATCCAAACCCGATTTTCACCCCAAATACAGGGTGGGAACCGCCCCtaccccaccccagcccctcccactgaccccaccctgtcctgccccaccctgttaagccccgccccctttAGGCCCCGCCCCTCACGGTGCAGGCTCCTCTGGaggccgccccggcccggccgctcgGTCGGGAACTCGCGGACGGCGCCGTCGAAGCCCCCGAGGAGCCGGGAACCATCGGGGGTGAAGGCCAAGGAGTGGGGGGCCACGGGCTCgtcctggggacaccccggggtCACtgagggcaccccaaaaccacatgggacccccaaaaaccctacagggaatggggagaccccaaaaccgcccGGGACAGGTGGGGGGGCCCAAACTCCACCCAGGTAccagggacacccccggggGCAATGGGctcctcctggggacaccctggggtgccccaaaaccagccaggacaggtgggGGAGGCCAAAAAATCCTACAGGGAAcagggagaccccaaaacctgcccaggACAGATGGGGggtcccaaaaccccaaaagtccTCTCATTAAAGGGGGTGAGGGTCCCCAAAAATGTCTCAaggaccccaaaactcacccGGGGACATCCCAGGGGTCCCTAaacccagtccctcccagttcccccccagTCCAtgccagtccctcccagttccccccagtccctcccagtgctcccagtacccACCAGGTGGTTGTGGGCACGGAACGACCCCCGCAGGCTCCCATCGAAGGCGTCCCAGAGGTGCACGGGGCTGTCCCGGCTGCTGGTGGCCACCCTgcccagtacag comes from the Camarhynchus parvulus unplaced genomic scaffold, STF_HiC, whole genome shotgun sequence genome and includes:
- the EFNB3 gene encoding ephrin-B3, with amino-acid sequence MAGRAAALLVAVLGAGAAGLSLEPVVWHTGNRRFQDDGGYVLYPQIGDRLDLVCPGGAGYEYYKLYLVGGAQARRCQVQAPPGPAPTLLLTCDRPQRDVRFTIKFQEFSPNLWGHEFRRQHDYYIITTSDGTPEGLENRQGGACLTRAMRVTLRVGQRPGAEPPPDPAGTGSANQTSPPGPGPPPAREGAVLGAAGGGAALLAVLGGPGGALWWRRRPRRAPKTPRAGAGAGPARPRPLGPGPAHPMRELPLPPAAPPPAYYKV
- the WRAP53 gene encoding telomerase Cajal body protein 1: MAAPTVDGPPGTPQDAAPAEPEEEEELDFPQYELGRPPRPVWGAREEFAKRPENYLRGCKWAPDGSCILTCSNDNALRIFNLPLPPGPPPGAPLPQMLPAVHVAEGDTIYDFTWYPLMDSSDPPSCLVATSSRDSPVHLWDAFDGSLRGSFRAHNHLDEPVAPHSLAFTPDGSRLLGGFDGAVREFPTERPGRGGLQRSLHQGSHGQRGLIGCLAFSPSQSLFACGSYGRSLGLYPLEGGGAVALWPRLPAAPTHLRFSPCGTHLYAGGRKDRHILCWDLRVPERPLLALPRRVATNQRVTFDLDPSGRFLVSGDTDGFVTVWDTLAPPGQGNPPELPPLFRFRALRDCVNGTSLHPALPLLATASGQRLFPAPWDSDSDSEGTQEGPAPGGDIRLQLWWWGHEDTPRDTPGDTPGDSGIGDCHLSGDTECHIPGDSGIGDCHLHGDTDCHLPGDTDCHLPGDIRTDDWHLPGVVGTGDCHIPGDTDCRLPGDIRTGDCHLPRGH